From Poecile atricapillus isolate bPoeAtr1 chromosome Z, bPoeAtr1.hap1, whole genome shotgun sequence, one genomic window encodes:
- the LOC131592844 gene encoding polycystin family receptor for egg jelly-like translates to MATLLLLLLQLLACCRRGSAATPVRLQPSPLRVSCPGPHGQVFQRQDNEHKVSCLWNSTVTLHYQPAPGAGPEVERKEGQPPSPPCCLWYLNSVSVRNISRWSGKVVLQTAQASSPGASSLLTVKCSSASCAAPECFHHNVSVEISGQDMRLFVLWPQTHVIHVWQPVELGWCARLKSAGWQYRFSSRGGVPSTLLLPSSEHQDTPSPAVYPTVELQQTCATYYSYRLTVRYRHPGIHVALVSIDEMPHVSLSLSLKVEPDLVHVLSISSKLLSVPQQPLSLSWWLQPLTLSTLSYRLVDTQAIGGWLHSYGSFTPSSNFCAISTPQSLDEIVVASIYFHVDGKRFEELMGELHLLNGTLSLTAGKETPIHVNLCPGKTSSSTYIFRYNQGTFYTSKENSSTFSTDCPNTRTVFYQYKELSYLLTIEFLAIQWYKFKMYIYINQKRSLIRSLAERDLDVHVFSSGRLSFLQNFSYLVWFIPARHPVLQCKWTFHLQLFGTKKDHVVQSSTYTYKDHVKNATRFVRRSALPFDAEKYMGFVAKVNCTGSAPTPALLSVRVNNHTAKTIEAPVVCEKKECRITRCWIQRPDPRSIILYKKRALSFYLFVKLNVDCHIGISVKPLWYVYPAKDTETEPDWSNPVNTSAMFGIKMIHLTVPSNTLDYGLYLFYFTVEVVPIRTSISLKAHDIIYVQIERADLLANISGGSVRTVGFSESWTLDGSESSDPDAQEGPLIFTWYCTKDSADYTTMKFSLKNRCHPSQKDLRWITPSGPIQKIPPESLPGSTLYYFRLVIKKGRRQAYADQVVEVDPGPPLILDMKCLENCGRSLIPTERFSLSGKCSNCKPSNKPLYYWSLFSDTSKEIHFDWASKTSTGRSGAYMSIHALTFTKPAYSSYILHISVTTWDGRTSSSRIPFSVNTPPRAGRCNISPRHGIAFLTKFVVKCRGFSDSHLPLTYKVIVASDVPQTTTITSVVENTFGTILYFGSEPKTPPSLLPVGVPSHRYTLTLYIQVSDSIGAFTQATLRVYVKKPLKTQSLSAVFHELLASASRLSASTSAQQTGDRLRAGYLAYLAASLLNYVKGTPTVQLPQAQLRETVVKTALNISVNSIMDVNQVVAVLSEVTKAVEKMNVMSQDLAIGKLTAVTGILKRQRSQTHWSEEAEIQTSGILRCLSNILRADLLSLKNVSADGIKHIFSIMEGVTDIVFWGKVPEEIETLIETGHWNITLKKNEAWNITNYLPATYTCDNCFYPTLRKGDGSGVTSDTVISTAIFEFDESPFPWLGYTSDIISMVMGYKITETKANGDLVAIMPERTDIFLGRKGGLATFHLVMGPDKTETHTTGGFSFEVNKTATNIYFQIMTKLKATFKVLIFTGTNLTNTQPVASFVAFHNMPTVASGNETSTADCSITGPYIVCLPKSLLTTIVQESGADTQNISIVFETRYILRYPNRKVVGIYIFNDHCLFLDGIGSQWSKDTCKVGSLTNWEKVHCVCDSNRNRRSLSALPAPSIKFLAAKVVVLPNTVDLGRNLIADLPKNPLTLITVLFIFTIYLLLCCWAIRRDRIEKEIKYIIVLPDNEASDEGSFLVTLYTGSRWNAGTEVEVFLQLIGQYGRSKFRCLWHKPSPAFQRGSIDCFLITTARNLGDIRSFRVRLNNEGESPTWFLSRAEVEDMSTRKAWFFLCRKWLFLDKNKPSRDWKFSVTEPQTPLPKLDYFLINFNRRLTEYHLWLSIFAPVIVGGFTRFQRLSTFLTVILFSLLVNIMFFNAEKDDETPIYLRYLRSVTVGIECALLTIPVEMLIIALFKYSQKDPPPVVTKMYPKVDSEYWNNCVISEKDANVIDTEEQMVTVNSPEMDKSQKSSSNFAEWDIFFRGRSLSTAIRQFRKIPDTEPLLCWWCVSVAWGLVLSITVLSSFFIVLYGLSYGYQTSREWLIASGTSFLQNVFFNSVLKSLLFSAMSTIRPKYSEDIRWVTREKRVEINSAEETERGT, encoded by the coding sequence ATGGCCAcgcttcttcttcttcttctgcagcTGCTCGCCTGCTGCCGCCGCGGCTCGGCGGCGACCCCTGTCCGTCTCCAGCCGTCACCCCTGCGGGTCAGCTGTCCGGGCCCTCACGGCCAAGTCTTCCAGCGGCAGGACAACGAGCACAAGGTGTCGTGCCTGTGGAACAGCACCGTGACCCTGCATTACCAGCCCGCCCCAGGAGCAGGGCCGGAGGTAGAGAGGAAGGAGGGGCAACCACCATCCCCACCTTGCTGCCTCTGGTACCTGAACTCGGTCTCTGTGAGGAACATCTCACGCTGGTCAGGCAAGGtggtgctgcagacagcacaagCTTCCTCACCCGGGGCCTCCAGCCTTCTTACAGTGAAATGCTCGTCTGCCTCCTGCGCTGCACCCGAGTGCTTTCACCACAACGTGAGCGTCGAGATCTCGGGGCAGGACATGCGGCTGTTTGTGCTTTGGCCACAGACGCACGTTATCCACGTGTGGCAGCCGGTGGAGCTGGGCTGGTGTGCACGCCTCAAGAGTGCCGGCTGGCAGTACCGCTTCAGCAGCCGGGGAGGTGTCCCCTCGacccttctccttcccagcagtgAGCACCAGGACACACCATCACCTGCTGTCTACCCAACAGTTGAGTTGCAACAGACCTGTGCCACCTACTACAGCTACCGCTTGACTGTGCGCTACAGACACCCCGGCATCCATGTTGCTTTGGTCAGTATTGATGAGATGCCTCACGTAAGCCTCAGCCTCTCTCTCAAGGTGGAGCCTGACTTGGTGCATGTCCTCAGTATCAGCTCCAAGCTCCTTAGTGTTCCTCAGCAGCCCCTCAGCTTATCCTGGTGGCTTCAGCCCCTTACCCTGAGTACTCTTTCCTACAGACTGGTAGACACACAGGCTATAGGAGGTTGGCTCCACTCCTACGGTTCATTTACACCATCAAGCAACTTCTGTGCCATTTCTACACCTCAGAGCCTGGATGAGATAGTGGTGGCCAGCATTTACTTCCATGTTGATGGGAAGAGGTTTGAGGAATTGATGGGAGAACTGCACTTGCTCAATGGTACCCTGAGCTTAACTGCTGGCAAAGAAACTCCCATCCATGTCAACCTTTGCCCAGGGAagaccagcagcagcacttacatTTTCAGGTACAACCAGGGAACATTTTACACATctaaagaaaacagcagcactTTTTCCACAGATTGCCCTAACACACGCACTGTATTCTACCAATACAAAGAGCTCTCCTACTTACTCACCATAGAGTTTCTGGCCATACAGTGGTACAAGTTCAAAATGTACATTTATATCAATCAGAAGAGGTCTTTGATTAGGTCACTGGCAGAAAGAGACCTTGATGTCCATGTTTTCAGCAGTGGCCGtctttcttttctgcagaaCTTTAGTTATTTAGTGTGGTTTATCCCTGCACGACATCCAGTGCTACAGTGCAAGTGGACCTTCCATCTGCAGCTTTTTGGCACAAAAAAAGACCATGTTGTCCAGAGTAGCACATACACATACAAAGACCATGTAAAAAATGCCACGCGTTTTGTCCGTCGCTCTGCTTTACCCTTTGATGCAGAGAAATACATGGGGTTTGTGGCAAAGGTGAACTGCACCGGCAGTGCACCTACACCGGCTCTTTTAAGCGTCAGGGTCAACAACCATACTGCAAAAACCATTGAAGCACCAGTGGTTTGTGAGAAAAAAGAATGTAGGATAACCAGGTGTTGGATTCAGAGACCTGATCCCAGATCCATTATCTTGTACAAGAAAAGGGCACTATCTTTTTACCTCTTTGTCAAATTGAATGTAGACTGCCACATTGGCATCTCTGTCAAGCCTTTATGGTATGTCTATCCTGCTAAGGACACAGAAACTGAGCCGGACTGGTCAAATCCAGTGAACACTTCTGCAATGTTTGGCATAAAAATGATACATTTAACTGTTCCCAGTAATACTTTAGATTACGGGTTGTAtctgttttatttcactgttgAGGTAGTCCCAATTAGGACCTCAATATCCCTCAAGGCCCATGATATTATTTATGTTCAGATTGAGAGAGCCGATCTATTGGCAAATATTTCAGGGGGCTCAGTCCGCACAGTGGGTTTTTCTGAGAGCTGGACTCTTGACGGCTCTGAATCCTCTGATCCTGATGCACAGGAAGGACCGCTGATATTTACTTGGTACTGCACTAAAGACTCAGCAGACTATACGACTATGAAATTCAGCCTGAAAAACAGATGCCATCCATCACAGAAGGATTTGAGATGGATAACACCCTCAGGTCCCATTCAAAAAATACCACCAGAATCTCTCCCAGGAAGCACCTTATACTACTTTCGCTTGGTAATTAAAAAGGGCAGAAGACAGGCTTATGCTGATCAAGTTGTAGAGGTGGATCCTGGCCCTCCACTCATTCTGGACATGAAATGCCTAGAAAACTGTGGGAGGAGTTTAATTCCAACAGAGAGATTTTCCTTATCTGGAAAATGCTCAAATTGTAAGCCGAGCAACAAACCACTATATTACTGGTCCCTTTTTTCAGACACCTCTAAAGAAATTCATTTTGACTGGGCTTCCAAAACATCAACAGGGAGGTCTGGGGCTTACATGTCTATACATGCTCTGACTTTCACAAAGCCTGCATATTCATCCTACATACTTCACATAAGTGTAACTACCTGGGATGGTAGGACTTCATCCTCAAGAATACCCTTTTCAGTAAATACTCCACCTCGGGCTGGCAGGTGTAACATCAGCCCCCGCCACGGTATAGCCTTTCTGACAAAATTTGTTGTTAAATGTAGAGGATTTTCTGACAGCCATTTACCTCTGACATACAAAGTGATAGTAGCTTCCGACGTACCCCAAACTACCACAATAACTTCTGTGGTGGAAAACACATTTGGCACAATTCTGTACTTTGGTTCTGAGCCTAAAACTCCTCCATCTCTTCTCCCAGTTGGAGTGCCCTCTCACAGGTACACTTTGACACTTTATATTCAAGTCAGTGATTCCATTGGGGCGTTTACCCAGGCGACTTTACGTGTCTACGTAAAGAAGCCACTTAAAACTCAATCCCTTTCGGCTGTGTTTCATGAACTGCTGGCTTCAGCAAGCCGTTTAAGTGCATCAACATCTGCTCAGCAGACTGGGGATCGTCTTAGAGCTGGTTATTTGGCTTATCTTGCAGCCTCACTCTTAAACTATGTTAAAGGCACACCAACTGTCCAGCTCCCTCAGGCTCAGCTTCGGGAGACTGTGGTTAAAACAGCCTTGAATATTTCAGTAAATAGCATCATGGACGTCAACCAAGTAGTGGCTGTTCTTTCTGAAGTCACAAAGGCAGTTgagaaaatgaatgttatgtcACAAGACCTTGCCATTGGGAAACTGACAGCAGTAACAGGAATTCTGAAGAGACAGAGGAGTCAGACCCATTGGTCTGAGGAAGCAGAAATTCAGACCAGTGGAATACTAAGATGCTTGTCCAACATCCTGAGAGCTGATCTTTTGAGTCTCAAGAATGTCAGTGCAGATGGaattaaacatattttctcCATCATGGAAGGTGTAACAGATATAGTTTTCTGGGGAAAAGTCCCTGAAGAAATAGAAACTCTAATAGAAACAGGACACTGGAATATCactctgaagaaaaatgaagccTGGAACATTACAAATTATTTGCCTGCCACATACACCTGCGACAATTGCTTTTATCCAACACTAAGGAAAGGAGATGGTTCAGGAGTGACCTCGGATACTGTGATTTCCACTGCCATTTTTGAATTTGATGAGAGCCCCTTCCCTTGGCTAGGTTACACATCAGATATCATATCAATGGTCATGGGGTATAAAATCACAGAGACTAAGGCTAATGGGGATCTAGTTGCGATCATGCCTGAAAGAACAGACATTTTTCTTGGCAGGAAAGGTGGACTTGCAACTTTTCATTTAGTAATGGGACCCGATAAAACAGAAACTCACACAACTGGAGGATTTAGTTTTGAGGTCAATAAAACTGCCACAAACATATACTTCCAGATCATGACAAAATTAAAAGCTACTTTCAAGGTGCTGATATTTACAGGTACCAATCTCACTAACACTCAGCCAGTGGCCTCATTTGTTGCTTTTCACAACATGCCAACAGTTGCAAGCGGAAATGAGACAAGCACCGCTGACTGTAGCATTACAGGTCCCTATATAGTCTGTCTCCCAAAGTCCCTGCTGACAACCATAGTGCAGGAAAGTGGTGCAGACACTCAGAACATTTCCATTGTCTTTGAAACACGCTATATCTTAAGGTACCCAAACCGGAAAGTGGTGGGcatatacatttttaatgacCACTGCCTGTTTCTGGATGGGATTGGAAGTCAGTGGAGCAAAGACACATGCAAGGTTGGCTCCTTGACCAACTGGGAGAAGGTACACTGTGTCTGTGACTCCAATCGGAATCGCAGGAGTCTGTCAGCCCTTCCTGCACCCAGCATCAAGTTCCTGGCAGCCAAAGTAGTAGTTCTTCCCAACACAGTAGATCTGGGGAGAAACCTGATAGCAGACTTACCTAAAAACCCACTGACCCTCATAACAGTGCTGTTTATTTTTACCATCTACTTGCTTTTGTGCTGCTGGGCTATAAGAAGAGACAGGATTGAGAAGGAGATCAAGTACATAATCGTTCTGCCAGACAATGAGGCATCTGATGAAGGGAGTTTTTTGGTCACTTTGTACACAGGCAGTCGCTGGAATGCTGGAACCGAAGTAGAGGTCTTTTTGCAGCTCATCGGCCAGTATGGCAGAAGTAAATTCCGTTGTTTATGGCACAAGCCTTCTCCAGCTTTCCAACGGGGAAGCATCGATTGCTTTCTGATAACTACTGCGAGAAACTTGGGAGATATTCGTTCCTTCAGGGTCAGGCTCAATAATGAGGGTGAATCTCCAACCTGGTTCTTAAGCAGAGCTGAAGTTGAGGACATGTCCACCAGGAAGGCCTGGTTCTTTCTGTGCAGAAAATGGCTTTTCCTTGACAAGAACAAACCCTCACGAGACTGGAAATTTTCTGTCACAGAACCCCAGACACCTCTACCTAAATTAGActattttcttattaattttaaCAGGAGACTGACAGAGTACCATCTGTGGCTCTCAATTTTTGCTCCTGTTATTGTTGGGGGTTTCACCAGGTTCCAAAGGTTGTCTACATTTTTAACAGTAATATTATTCAGCTTGCTTGTCAACATCATGTTCTTTAATGCAGAAAAGGACGATGAAACTCCGATATACCTGAGGTATTTGAGATCAGTAACAGTAGGAATTGAATGTGCTTTGCTTACCATCCCCGTGGAAATGTTAATAATTGCCTTATTTAAGTATTCCCAGAAGGATCCTCCTCCTGTTGTGACTAAGATGTACCCAAAGGTAGATTCTGAGTACTGGAATAATTGCGTAATATCTGAAAAAGATGCAAATGTAATTGACACAGAGGAGCAGATGGTAACTGTGAATTCCCCTGAGATGGATAAGTCACAGAAGTCAAGTTCCAATTTCGCAGAATGGGACATCTTTTTCAGAGGAAGGAGCCTAAGTACTGCCATCAGGCAGTTTCGCAAGATCCCAGACACTGAGCCCTTGCTGTGCTGGTGGTGTGTCTCTGTGGCCTGGGGGCTGGTTCTGAGCATAACTGTGCTCTCGTCCTTCTTCATTGTGCTCTATGGTTTGTCCTATGGCTACCAGACTTCCCGAGAGTGGCTCATAGCATCAGGAACCTCCTTTCTTCAGAATGTGTTTTTCAATTCAGTTCTGAAATCCTTACTTTTCTCAGCTATGAGCACAATTCGTCCAAAATACTCTGAAGACATCAGATGGGTAACTCGGGAAAAGCGTGTGGAGATTAACTCAGCTGAAGAAACTGAGAGAGGTACCTGA